One segment of Plasmodium vivax chromosome 14, whole genome shotgun sequence DNA contains the following:
- a CDS encoding hypothetical protein, conserved (encoded by transcript PVX_101225A) — protein MEEYLRKRYLGKEPKKDKRSKQSCVKIHDTEEEDRQFHSHRGNTPLEDDPFLGEESDQSSDDIPITVMGENNQEIVNLSKESKKKIFRSLNGELPTGKLTEKTRGELRKPSVKKFSLSRGKDRCRRGGQKGGSTGGSGHSGDESPGGDSQSSDFSRHGPGGGSPPRRLRSRNGSGSDSDLSPPRRLRSGGGGGSRSGSGSDSDLSPPRRLRSGGGGGRRCSGSGSDSDLSPPRRLKNRGRGGSRSGSGSGSDSDLSPPRRLRSRAGGKRPGSASSSDHGGEDGSDAQDDTRDEDSSEAGKDGEAPPPWGKGKKNPAGGSPEKNKKQNVGSTIYRDKGGKIISREEWVSKQKIEMNATNRRRGKTGGEGEEDQEGGEKKKKKRSKDSKELEWGSGLVQKEMRKKNLEQNDKLAKKKNIINYEYDSDYDAQLRKMKRKEDPMNEYLDVTTEQPAKATCRYQSPYNRFNILAGYRWDGVVRGNGFEKRRFEALKLKQHRDKVAYLNNVSDL, from the coding sequence ATGGAAGAATACCTGCGGAAGAGGTACCTGGGGAAGGAGCCGAAAAAGGACAAGCGGAGCAAACAGAGTTGTGTAAAAATACATGACACTGAAGAAGAGGACAGGCAGTTCCATTCACATAGAGGAAACACCCCCTTGGAAGATGACCCATTCTTGGGGGAGGAGTCGGACCAAAGCTCCGACGACATACCCATAACCGTTATGGGGGAGAATAACCAAGAAATTGTAAACCTATcaaaggaaagcaaaaagaaaatttttcgAAGCTTGAATGGGGAACTCCCAACAGGGAAGTTGACGGAAAAAACGAGGGGAGAGCTGCGCAAGCCGAGTGTTAAGAAGTTCAGTTTGAGCAGAGGAAAGGACAGATGTAGGCGGGGAGGGCAAAAGGGAGGATCTACTGGTGGAAGCGGCCACAGCGGTGATGAATCACCTGGGGGGGATTCCCAAAGTAGTGACTTTTCCAGGCATGGCCCTGGaggggggtctccccccaGGAGGTTGAGAAGTCGTAATGGAAGTGGGAGCGACTCTGATTTGTCGCCCCCCAGGAGGTTAAGAAGTGgtggtggggggggaagtcgtagtggaagcggaagtgACTCCGATTTGTCTCCCCCGAGGAGGTTAAGAAGTGgtggtggggggggaagaaggtgTAGCGGCAGTGGGAGTGATTCCGATTTGTCGCCCCCGAGGAGGTTAAAAAATCGtgggagaggaggaagccgtagtggaagcggaagtggGAGTGACTCCGATTTGTCTCCCCCGCGACGGTTGCGAAgccgcgcaggggggaagcggcccGGGTCTGCGTCCAGTTCCGATCACGGCGGTGAAGACGGTAGCGATGCCCAGGATGATACGCGAGATGAGGACAGTAGCGAAGCGGGTAAGGATGGGGAAGCCCCGCCACCTtgggggaaaggcaaaaaaaacccaGCAGGTGGATCCCccgaaaagaacaaaaagcAAAACGTAGGGTCCACGATCTACAGGGacaaaggagggaaaatCATCTCGAGGGAGGAATGGGTCAGCAAACAGAAGATCGAGATGAATGCCACGAATAGGAGACGTGGAAAGACCggaggagagggagaagaagaccaagaaggaggggaaaagaaaaaaaaaaaaagaagcaaagacTCGAAGGAACTAGAATGGGGAAGTGGACTGGTTCAAAaagaaatgagaaaaaaaaacttagagcaaaatgacaaattggcaaaaaaaaaaaacattataaattatGAGTACGATTCTGATTACGATGCACAGTTaaggaagatgaagaggaaggaggatCCCATGAATGAGTATTTGGATGTCACGACGGAGCAACCCGCAAAGGCCACGTGTCGGTACCAGTCCCCCTACAACAGGTTCAACATCCTCGCCGGCTACAGGTGGGACGGCGTTGTGAGGGGGAACGGCTTTGAAAAGAGGAGGTTCGAGGCCCTCAAGCTGAAGCAGCACCGGGATAAGGTGGCCTACCTGAACAACGTGTCCGATTTGTGA
- a CDS encoding myosin A tail domain interacting protein MTIP, putative (encoded by transcript PVX_101215A), translated as MAAKMEKQCPVCYFNLPDPESAIAPYDTELNYFMWGPGFEWQPEPEVKNILVEEENFEESEQSEESVAGLEELDEKVDRSEAKTMFNEKSSNGKVSVEDASQNARKLGLAPSSLDEKKVRDLYGDSLTYEQYLEYLAMCVHDRDNMEELIKMFSHFDNNASGFLTKNQMRNILTTWGDALTEQEANDALNAFSSEDRIDYKLFCEDILQ; from the coding sequence ATGgccgcaaaaatggaaaagcaaTGCCCCGTGTGCTACTTCAACTTGCCGGACCCAGAATCAGCCATCGCCCCGTACGACACCGAACTGAATTATTTCATGTGGGGACCAGGCTTCGAATGGCAACCAGAACCAGaggttaaaaatatattagtggaggaggaaaattttgaagagtCCGAACAATCGGAAGAATCAGTTGCAGGCTTAGAAGAGTTAGACGAAAAGGTGGATCGAAGTGAAGCCAAAACTATGTTCAATGAGAAGAGCAGCAATGGAAAAGTATCCGTAGAAGATGCCTCACAAAATGCCAGGAAATTGGGACTAGCTCCATCAAGCTTGGACGAGAAGAAAGTTAGAGATTTGTATGGAGACAGTTTAACCTACGAGCAGTATTTAGAATACCTAGCCATGTGTGTGCACGATAGGGACAACATGGAAGAGCtgattaaaatgttttcacACTTCGACAATAACGCCTCTGGATTTTTGACCAAAAACCAAATGAGGAACATTTTGACAACTTGGGGAGATGCCTTGACCGAGCAGGAGGCCAACGACGCGCTCAATGCGTTTTCCTCGGAGGACCGAATCGACTACAAGTTGTTCTGTGAGGATATTTTGCAGtag
- a CDS encoding hypothetical protein, conserved (encoded by transcript PVX_101250A) has protein sequence MPEEAFFPIKDLKPLMSNLCVQCLIVKFVEDPPDHINNVVKYHYLVADISGAVILCIPRSLIEEELTRKSVDVFNDDLDDAVEWHSSAPLNLSDHVGSGTVTEHVRGPHDVGKKPPSGTITANQSNSAGPSNVTKINNPRSCKYFFRVGDILIIYGGVTTWSMGKMVIMPSTRAKKGGPQEVRGSIQRVGFFNMEVSLEPNVSNLITSTTEKKYQPGVEGAGQAVRSTPPGRSTDGGRSTDGGRSTDGGKSTDGGRKEDEAKSSAHHEFVGEEKESKYDILPLLRGEDVW, from the exons ATGCCCGAAGaagcttttttccccattaaGGACCTGAAGCCGCTTATGAGCAACCTGTGCGTGCAGTGCCTCATCGTGAAGTTTGTGGAGGACCCCCCAGACCACATAAACAACGTAGTGAAATACCACTACCTAGTGGCAGACATAAGCGGGGCGGTCATATTGTGTATCCCTCGCTCGCTCATAGAAGAGGAGCTCACCAGAAAGAGTGTCGACGTGTTTAATGATGACCTGGACGATGCGGTGGAGTGGCACAGCTCCGCTCCTCTCAACCTGAGCGACCATGTGGGCAGCGGCACGGTGACTGAGCATGTAAGGGGCCCCCACGACGTGGGCAAGAAGCCGCCCAGCGGTACGATCACAGCGAACCAGTCGAATTCGGCAGGCCCATCCAACGTGACCAAAATTAACAACCCGCGAAGCTGCAAGTACTTCTTCCGGGTGGGGGACATCCTGATCATTTACGGGGGCGTGACTACGTGGTCCATGGGGAAAATG GTCATCATGCCCAGCACGCGGGCCAAGAAGGGAGGCCCGCAGGAAGTCAGGGGGTCCATCCAAAGAGTAGGCTTCTTCAACATGGAGGTTAGTCTCGAACCGAACGTCAGCAATTTGATAACTTCTACGACGGAGAAGAAGTACCAGCCCGGGGTGGAGGGTGCTGGTCAGGCAGTTCGTAGTACCCCCCCAGGGAGGAGTACAGATGGAGGGAGGAGTACAGATGGAGGGAGGAGTACAGATGGTGGGAAGAGCACAgatggggggaggaaggaggaCGAAGCGAAGAGTAGCGCCCACCACGAGTTTGTgggagaggaaaaggagagcaaATATGACATTCTTCCTCTGCTGCGGGGAGAGGACGTGTGGTAG
- a CDS encoding hypothetical protein, conserved (encoded by transcript PVX_101255A) yields the protein MEEGDQATDAAETSALAANTLTREEQPDERSKNEVTLLEIKRKVQNEKEAQKDDNKQRKFKIINYTSKDSLVSKVEKEFFLFFCFLCGFNCLISETDVADLPRRKTDGSIIFPFKKIVHKKYYKTKKECILIRRREDALEVQFRILCKECGVPIGYVNSLADDNAYVYYYDYSFVRSQTKSRLFKDVSL from the coding sequence GCAGCAGAGACCAGTGCGCTCGCTGCGAACACGCTGACTCGAGAAGAACAGCCCGACGAACGGAGCAAAAACGAAGTGACGCTGctcgaaataaaaaggaaagtccAAAACGAGAAGGAGGCACAGAAGGACGACAATAAACAGAGAAAgttcaaaataattaattacaCATCCAAGGATAGTCTTGTGagcaaagtggaaaaggaattcttccttttcttttgtttcctCTGCGGTTTTAATTGCCTAATTAGCGAAACAGACGTTGCAGATTTGCCAAGAAGGAAGACTGACGGATCGATCATAtttccctttaaaaaaattgttcacaaaaaatattataaaacgaaaaaggaatgtATCCTCATACGAAGAAGGGAAGACGCGTTGGAAGTTCAGTTTCGAATTCTATGCAAAGAGTGTGGCGTTCCCATTGGGTACGTTAACAGCCTTGCCGATGACAACGCGTACGTTTATTACTATGACTATTCCTTCGTTCGCAGCCAGACGAAGTCGCGCCTTTTTAAGGACGTCTCGCTGTGA
- a CDS encoding hypothetical protein, conserved (encoded by transcript PVX_101220A) codes for MAKMTLSRWSCCQIRSFANAKFQKNTKFGEELLKYHHEQYVDKAHSRPDLYLKGSENKHAHDKRLRRNIPFVYSNEVKNLGELKGKPLTLVNVKNENEESFGVATFNPYALITARIISTNALFSVNVNFFVERMRRALAWRSKVVEGGRRANWGGGLTGGERPNVCEVTNLGGGLTAGEPPLLPSDTCYRLINGEGDNLPGLIIDRYHDYVAIQHLTLGMELLAATINEALLEVLNPKAILFRNDNKERLNERLQIYKKIAHGKLPEQVMLTENDCFFFIDMINSPNTGWFHNRRHLRQLLSDYAYDKKILDLFSYVGSFGIQCAKKGKAKKVLCVEKDSKFTQLAKKSAYLNNLTSSDIEFVCSDAIAFLENCKELFDIIILDPPNLIPKSNLILSGTKRYIQLIQLAKNYVSSNGLLLIIFSTKLCSYQDHINMINESFVDSNRTVRIVGQGRASPDHPADLSLYLFADFYWFILQLS; via the coding sequence atggcaaaaatgacACTCAGCAGATGGAGCTGCTGCCAAATCAGATCCTTCGCAAACGCAAAGTTCCagaaaaacacaaaatttgGTGAAGAACTACTCAAGTACCACCACGAGCAGTACGTGGATAAGGCCCACTCCAGACCAGACTTATATTTAAAGGGTAGCGAAAATAAGCATGCCCATGACAAAAGGTTAAGGAGGAACATCCCCTTCGTCTACAGTAATGAAGTTAAAAATTTAGGAGAGCTGAAAGGCAAGCCTCTTACCCTTGTCAACGTGAAGAACGAAAATGAGGAGTCGTTCGGGGTGGCTACGTTCAACCCCTATGCGCTAATCACCGCCAGGATAATAAGTACCAATGCGCTTTTTTCCGTTAACGTGAATTTCTTCGTGGAGCGGATGAGGAGAGCCTTGGCGTGGCGTTCCAAGGTGGttgagggggggaggcgcgccaactgggggggaggcctcACCGGGGGTGAAAGACCCAACGTGTGTGAAGTGACCAACTTGGGGGGAGGCCTCACCGCGGGCGAACCGCCCCTACTGCCCAGCGACACGTGCTACCGACTCATCAATGGCGAAGGAGACAATCTCCCCGGACTCATCATCGACCGATACCATGACTACGTCGCCATTCAGCACCTAACCCTCGGAATGGAGTTGCTGGCTGCCACCATTAACGAGGCCCTCCTGGAGGTGCTAAACCCGAAGGCTATCCTATTCAGGAATGACAATAAGGAAAGATTAAATGAGAGGCTacaaatatacaaaaaaattgcacacggaaaattacctgaacaagtcatGCTAACAGAAAatgattgttttttttttatagataTGATCAACTCACCAAACACAGGATGGTTTCACAACAGAAGACATTTAAGGCAACTCCTCTCCGATTATGcatatgacaaaaaaattctgGACTTGTTTTCCTATGTAGGAAGCTTTGGAATTCaatgcgcaaaaaagggaaaggctAAAAAGGTCCTGTGCGTAGAGAAGGATAGCAAGTTTacccagctagccaaaaagtCAGCTTACCTGAACAACCTCACAAGTAGTGACATTGAATTTGTTTGCTCCGATGCAATTgcctttttggaaaactgcaAAGAACTCTTTGACATTATCATTTTGGACCCCCCCAATTTAATCCCCAAGTCGAATCTCATCTTGTCAGGGACTAAAAGATATATTCAACTCATCCAGCTAGCGAAAAATTACGTCTCTTCCAATGGCCTACTGCTAATTATTTTCTCCACCAAATTGTGCTCCTATCAAGACCACATAAACATGATTAATGAGTCCTTTGTAGATTCGAATAGGACTGTTAGGATTGTCGGCCAAGGGCGCGCTTCCCCTGACCACCCCGCCGACTTGTCCCTCTACCTCTTCGCTGACTTCTACTGGTTCATCCTGCAGCTCTcctga
- a CDS encoding hypothetical protein, conserved (encoded by transcript PVX_101235A), translating into MDALLSALKEAVHKMKSYQMKYSINLNEFHNLLFIISILFALAFLFYLIVILCSIFCKGSKPNKIVLLLGPCDSGKTTFLFKLKTDKLCTTVPSMKENVAFISLKNNKWKKCIRFVDFPGHPKLSFALNKYFSITNVIVYVLDCSDRQALKVVAEKLFELYTNKVVVKKQIPLIIFCNKTDLCNSRPKQVIKEDLEREIEILKMSKYNSLDDDYNDETECFLGTNSEFFRFEKAPCHTEICSGSVKNSNIEEVVELLQKFY; encoded by the exons ATGGACGCCCTGCTGAGCGCGCTGAAGGAAGCAgtacacaaaatgaaatcCTACCAAATGAAATACAGCATAAACCTGAACGAGTTCCACAACCTGCTGTTTATCATTTCCATCCTGTTCGCTTTGGCATTTCTGTTTTACCTCATCGTGATTCTCTGtagcattttttgcaaaggatCGAAACCAAACAAAATAGTTTTGCTGTTGGGTCCATGTGACAGTGGGAAGACGactttccttttcaaattaaaaacagaCAAATTATGTACGACCGTTCCTTCTATGAAAGAAAATGTGGCTTTTATAAGTTTGAAGAATAacaagtggaagaagtgcaTTCGATTTGTGGACTTTCCTGGGCACCCCAAACTGTCCTTTGCCCTAAACAAGTATTTCAGCATCACCAACGTCATCGTTTACGTTTTGGACTGCTCGGATCGGCAGGCCCTCAAAGTCGTTGCGGA gaaaCTCTTCGAGCTGTACACCAACAAAGTCGTCGTGAAAAAGCAAATCCCCCTCATCATCTTTTGCAACAAGACGGACCTGTGCAACTCGCGCCCGAAGCAAGTCATTAAGGAGGACTTGGAGAGGGAAAT cgaaattttaaaaatgtcaaaataTAACAGCCTGGATGATGACTACAACGACGAGACGGAATGCTTCCTGGGCACCAACTCGGAATTCTTTCGATTTGAAAAGGCGCCATGTCATACG GAAATTTGCAGCGGGTCTGTAAAGAACAGCAACATTGAAGAAGTGGTGGAGCTTTTACAGAAATTTTACTAG
- a CDS encoding hypothetical protein, conserved (encoded by transcript PVX_101245A) — MFEQTKQPPDKSTNCINSKKEKAKKLFLQALNHERDENYLKATKFYQEAVKLYPNVLKLYINDNDESSEKSKPVEEATPREQNAYLINILTENFFGIIKFLDFYSLHRLLLEYPRIRHDGVYISCVTYIRSLKDIGNIHLDPKDRDRVIYNPCVVTYFRYLLFINDSNKVLVMRSEVNKKEVLEALKISYNKLKHWDLSVPSDALIKGLIKFQGESENGLVKMVRIGEYTFNESERVIEISYPESLSEPFKYKNIIQLRLKNYLSASNNMLKWMSFRILSKLKLSSSEDTLNIKNRQYRPFFFFNLNFLSHLFITKIPET, encoded by the exons ATGTTCGAACAAACGAAACAGCCCCCCGACAAGTCTACCAATTGCATAAactcaaaaaaggaaaaagcaaaaaaattattcctgCAAGCATTAAACCATGAGCGtgatgaaaattatttaaaggCAACCAAATTTTACCAAGAAGCTGTCAAGCTTTACCCAAATGTCCTCAAACTGTACATCAACGATAATGACGAGAGTAG tgaaaaaagcaaaccTGTAGAAGAAGCCACTCCGAGAGAGCAGAATGCCTACTTGATTAACATATTaacagaaaatttttttggcattaTAAAGTTCCTGGATTTTTACTCCCTCCATAG gctGCTGCTGGAGTACCCCCGCATCCGGCACGACGGCGTCTACATCAGCTGCGTCACGTACATAAGAT CCCTGAAGGACATCGGCAACATACACCTGGACCCGAAGGACAGAGACCGAGTCATTTACAACCCATGCGTAGTGACCTACTTCCGCTACCTCCTATTCATCAACGACTCGAACAAAGTGCTGGTGATGCGCTCCGAGgtgaacaaaaaggaagtttTGGAAGCCCTAAAAATATCGTACAACAAGTTAAAGCATTGGGATTTGTCCGTGCCAAGTGATGCCTTGATAAAGGGGTTAATAAAATTCCAGGGGGAGAGCGAAAACGGCTTGGTTAAAATGGTTAGGATAGGTGAATATACATTTAATGAAAGTGAAAGGGTCATCGAAATAAGTTACCCCGAGTCTCTAAGCGAACCATttaagtataaaaatatcattcaGTTGCGcctgaaaaattatttgagcGCCAGCAACAACATGCTCAAGTGGATGTCCTTCAGAATTTTGTCCAAGCTGAAGCTCAGCTCTTCGGAGGACACCCTCAACATCAAAAACCGGCAGTACAG gcccttcttcttctttaacCTGAACTTTCTGTCCCACCTgtttataacaaaaattcCGGAGACATGA
- a CDS encoding rac-beta serine/threonine protein kinase, putative (encoded by transcript PVX_101240A), producing MSHMKFFKYFSEKNRQKNNAPPEGSCGMSFHKKRFRKYLNFLITRTKGKSKKIITNKKNSLEEDEQRGEKNGCIPPIENSNAQQKSIKMDANGKHASKATSASYANKATSANYANKTNSASYANKANNANYASKANNANILKKKNFDDIFAPGKNLKMSKHSNCIMHKAGARSSVERTKLFKLNYDYHNKRRGHLFKFPFLKRNNCKGEEIEDFIHMNTTAGLEFSTDAQMNNYKNQVDRYACAHSYGNRNICKMYAKGGKFQNSKNTFGESGENGDMFTNNMYMYAKTILEDEGRGGLHKQKSGTPLKKAQAAKSPKFKAFKSNYWTFRSSAKNKPREEEAARQGDGLTSNPNGNVCYKDNMANAANISNTTNFTLMNRKDKSSRVFKLNDDCLFLHDEYEKQKKGRFRKTLSLSYGRRKKSLRPDNFTFLKVIGRGSYGKVLLVKHTQNNKLYAMKILRKENIISRNQLEHTKIERNVLKCVSHPFIVKLYYAFQTTKKLYFILEYCPGGELFFHLSKMRELTEEAAIFYTAEIILALQYLHKLNIIYRDVKPENVLLDEMGHIRLTDFGLSKEGISDNNSARSLCGTPEYLAPEIIDQCGHGKAVDWWSLGIMLYEMLTGRLPFNSSSRAVLFERIKHETLRYPCFLSPDAVDLLKKLFEKNPKKRLGSGVTDAEEIKNHPFFKNVNWDDVLNKKVKPPFKPPLFDQMDVQNFDKEFLCMPLRYSDKFDSNPIAVKSQKSYMIKGFNYSLYD from the exons ATGAGTCACATgaagttttttaaatatttctcgGAAAAGAATAGGCAGAAGAATAACGCCCCCCCGGAGGGCTCCTGCGGCATGTCATTTCACAAAAAGAGGTTTCGAAAGTATTTGAACTTTTTAATCACCAGAACGAAGggcaaaagcaaaaaaataattaccaACAAGAAGAACAGCCTGGAGGAGGATGAGCAAAGAGGCGAGAAGAACGGCTGCATCCCTCCAATTGAAAACAGCAACGCGCAACAGAAGTCCATCAAAATGGACGCAAATGGAAAGCATGCAAGTAAGGCAACAAGTGCAAGTTATGCGAATAAGGCAACAAGTGCAAATTATGCTAATAAGACAAACAGCGCAAGTTATGCTAATAAGGCAAATAACGCAAATTATGCTAGTAAGGCAAATAATgccaacattttaaaaaagaaaaattttgatgaCATTTTCGCGCCAGGCAAAAACctcaaaatgagcaaacacAGCAACTGCATTATGCACAAGGCAGGGGCGCGCAGTAGTGTGGAGAGGACCAAATTATTTAAACTAAATTACGATTATCACAACAAAAGGAGGGGACATTTATTCaagttcccatttttaaagagaaataattgcaaaggggaggaaattGAGGACTTCATACACATGAACACGACTGCAGGACTTGAGTTTTCGACGGATGCCCAAATGAacaattataaaaatcaGGTAGACAGATATGCCTGTGCACATTCGTATGGAAACCGaaacatttgcaaaatgtacgccaaggggggaaaatttcaaaattcGAAAAATACGTTTGGAGAGAGTGGAGAGAATGGAGACATGTTCACCAAtaacatgtacatgtatgcaAAGACCATCTTGGAGGACGAAGGTCGGGGGGGGTTGCACAAGCAGAAGTCGGGCACCCCCCTTAAGAAGGCCCAAGCTGCCAAGTCGCCCAAGTTCAAGGCGTTCAAGTCCAACTACTGGACCTTCAGGAGCAGCGCGAAGAACAAGCCCCgcgaggaggaagcggcccGCCAGGG GGACGGCCTCACCTCGAACCCCAACGGAAATGTCTGCTACAAGGACAACATGGCGAACGCGGCGAACATTTCCAACACGACCAACTTCACCCTGATGAACAGGAAGGACAAGAGCAGCCGCGTCTTCAAGCTGAACGACGACTGCCTGTTCCTGCACGACGAGTACGAGAAGCAAAAGAAGGGGAGGTTCAGGAAAACGCTGTCTCTGTCCTatggaaggagaaaaaaatcgctCAGGCCAGACAACTTCACCTTCTTAAAGGTAATCGGCAGGGGCTCATACGGAAAAGTGCTGCTTGTAAAGCATACCCAAAACAACAAGCTCTACGCCATGAAGATACTCAGAAAGGAAAACATCATTTCACGAAATCAGTTGGAACATACCAAAATTGAGAGGAATGTATTAAAATGCGTCTCTCATCCGTTTATTGTCAAATTGTACTACGCCTTTCAGACCACCAAGAAGTTGTATTTCATATTGGAATActgcccagggggggaattattttttcacctaTCCAAAATGAGAGAGCTTACCGAGGAAGCGGCCATCTTCTACACTGCGGAGATCATCCTAGCTTTGCAGTACTTACACAAGCTAAACATAATTTATAGGGATGTGAAACCAGAAAATGTGTTGCTTGACGAAATGGGCCATATAAGGCTAACCGATTTTGGCCTTTCCAAGGAAGGAATTTCTGACAACAATTCTGCCAGGTCGTTGTGTGGTACCCCCGAATATTTAGCTCCAGAAATTATCGACCAATGTGGCCATGGGAAAGCTGTAGACTGGTGGAGCCTGGGCATCATGCTGTATGAAATGTTAACTGGGAGATTACCGTTTAACAGTTCCAGTAGGGCTGTCCTGTTCGAAAGAATCAAACACGAGACGTTGAGGTACCCCTGCTTCCTATCCCCCGATGCTGTAGATTTgctaaagaaattatttgaaaaaaatcccaaGAAAAGATTAGGGTCAGGAGTTACCGACGCAGAAGAAATTAAGAAccaccctttttttaaaaatgtcaacTGGGATGATGTCCTGAACAAGAAGGTGAAACCGCCTTTCAAACCCCCCCTGTTTGACCAAATGGACGTTCAAAATTTCGACAAGGAGTTTTTGTGCATGCCGCTGCGGTACTCGGACAAGTTTGACAGCAACCCGATTGCCGTCAAGTCGCAGAAGAGCTACATGATCAAGGGCTTCAACTACAGTTTGTACGACTAG
- a CDS encoding hypothetical protein, conserved (encoded by transcript PVX_101230A): MQRRGFFFKSEKNDIIKNEIEEILKTDKDPLMERGWTKNVKERDYSGGSEQKEPPRESNQKGYKNKRGKFKRLFIFIAFQSIPIVGLMYLFKYIESVKLEELNVTFESSDEIIEEALKLIRGNSKCFCVYSEGGEIKTFFVDPLGPEDSEVNYERGGEDTPISADVVNEPISEDALKAELASGGTAPNGERQNGEWPNGELPNGERPTHRHSNTTDDLTKIFLSLNKPLMQRMMKVKSPAELPLNYVYFCICKNTEIYDFLKRRNELVSLLYSDDTKNVYVTLTGSASIIKNEVIRKVIWTDRWSYLISDNLQDNYVLIKFTPSTVSLKTIGFKNQHWKSNIVRRSMADDKMAWVKA, from the coding sequence ATGCAACGACGgggattcttttttaaaagcgaaaaaaatgacatcataaaaaacgaaattgaggAAATCCTAAAAACGGATAAGGACCCCCTGATGGAGAGGGGGTGGACCAAAAACGTGAAAGAGAGGGACTACTCGGGGGGAAGTGAACAGAAGGAACCACCAAGGGAGAGCAACCAAAAGGGGTATAAgaataaaagggggaaatttaaaaggctgttcatttttatagcCTTCCAGAGCATCCCCATCGTGGGCCTTATGTACCTGTTTAAGTACATAGAGAGCGTCAAACTGGAGGAGCTGAACGTCACATTCGAGTCTTCAGATGAAATAATTGAAGAGGCCCTCAAGCTGATCAGGGGGAATTCGAAATGCTTCTGTGTGTACTCGGAGGGTGGCGAAATTAAAACCTTTTTCGTGGACCCCTTGGGGCCGGAGGACTCCGAGGTGAACTAcgagcgggggggggaggacacGCCAATCTCGGCAGACGTGGTGAACGAACCAATCTCAGAAGACGCGCTCAAGGCAGAATTAGCCTCCGGGGGGACcgccccaaatggggagcggcaaaatggggagtggCCCAATGGAGAGCTGCCCAATGGGGAGCGGCCCACCCACCGCCATTCAAACACAACGGACGACTTgaccaaaatatttttatcccTAAACAAACCGCTGATGCAGCGAATGATGAAGGTGAAGTCCCCAGCGGAGTTGCCCCTGAATTACGTCTACTTCTGCATCTGCAAAAACACGGAGATTTACGATTTCCTAAAACGTAGGAACGAGTTGGTGAGTCTGCTGTACTCGGATGACACGAAGAATGTGTATGTAACGTTGACGGGGTCCGCTtctattattaaaaatgaggtTATTAGGAAAGTAATTTGGACGGACCGATGGTCCTACCTCATTTCGGACAATCTGCAAGACAATTATGTGTTAATCAAGTTTACGCCCTCTACGGTGTCCCTCAAAACCATTGGCTTTAAGAATCAGCACTGGAAGAGTAACATCGTGCGCCGCTCCATGGCGGATGACAAGATGGCTTGGGTGAAGGCCTAG